A region from the Corallococcus caeni genome encodes:
- the cysC gene encoding adenylyl-sulfate kinase, producing MAPNTGFTLWLTGMSGTGKSTTAAYIAARLRQVGRNVEVLDEGELQNDLWAGIGDTKDERNMVVRRLGFVAGLLARNGTAVLVPCVSPYKSSREEVRRSVGKYVEVYVDCPTEKLIERDTTGKYKKALNGEIPNFIGITEPYEPPTSPEVTIYSDTESVEDGGTKIFQALLDLGLMTTDELKIITGKKMKANPLPAKKARRDEEEAPARVAAVKAAKTPKADKGSKGAKARPATRAARVGKPAPAAKKKTAKGKGR from the coding sequence CTGGCTGACCGGCATGTCCGGGACCGGGAAGAGCACGACGGCCGCCTACATCGCGGCGCGCCTCCGGCAGGTCGGACGCAACGTGGAGGTCCTCGATGAGGGCGAACTCCAGAACGACCTGTGGGCCGGCATCGGCGACACCAAGGACGAGCGCAACATGGTCGTGCGCCGCCTGGGCTTCGTCGCCGGCCTGCTCGCGCGCAACGGCACGGCCGTGCTCGTCCCCTGCGTGAGCCCCTACAAGTCGAGCCGTGAGGAAGTGCGCCGCTCGGTGGGCAAGTACGTGGAGGTCTACGTCGACTGCCCCACGGAGAAGCTCATCGAGCGCGACACCACCGGCAAGTACAAGAAGGCGCTCAACGGCGAGATCCCGAACTTCATCGGCATCACGGAGCCCTACGAGCCGCCCACCTCCCCGGAGGTGACCATCTACTCCGACACGGAGTCGGTGGAGGACGGCGGCACGAAGATCTTCCAGGCCCTGCTGGACCTGGGCCTGATGACGACGGACGAGCTGAAGATCATCACCGGCAAGAAGATGAAGGCCAACCCGCTGCCGGCGAAGAAGGCCCGCCGCGACGAGGAGGAGGCCCCCGCCCGGGTCGCCGCCGTGAAGGCCGCGAAGACGCCCAAGGCGGACAAGGGCTCCAAGGGCGCCAAGGCGCGTCCGGCCACCCGCGCCGCCCGCGTGGGCAAGCCGGCCCCCGCCGCGAAGAAGAAGACCGCGAAGGGCAAGGGCCGCTAG
- the larE gene encoding ATP-dependent sacrificial sulfur transferase LarE gives MLSPERIEALCEASRPKLEAMREALRAHGSALVAFSGGVDSTFVLQVAVEVLGERALALTALSASVAPEEEREARELAARLGARHVVVSSNELANPNYAANPTNRCYFCKTELYDLCEAKRAELGLSVVLDGFNADDFKDHRPGHKAAKEHQVSSPLAQAGLTKDEIRAWSRKLGLPTWDKPQMACLASRIPYGTSVTRDRLLQIAAAESELRALDFKQFRVRYHQDVARIELASEEYPRFFEAGIRERINGAFKSLGFKFVALDLEPFRSGRLNEAAGITPAAGAGQGHSEGFKLPVVG, from the coding sequence ATGCTGAGCCCCGAGCGGATTGAAGCCCTCTGTGAAGCGTCCCGCCCCAAGCTGGAGGCGATGCGCGAAGCCCTGCGCGCCCACGGCAGCGCGCTGGTGGCGTTCTCCGGAGGCGTGGACTCCACCTTCGTCCTCCAGGTCGCGGTGGAGGTGCTGGGCGAGCGCGCCCTGGCGCTCACCGCGCTGTCCGCCTCCGTCGCCCCGGAGGAGGAGCGCGAGGCGCGCGAGCTGGCGGCCCGCCTGGGCGCCCGGCACGTCGTCGTCTCCAGCAACGAGCTGGCGAACCCCAACTACGCCGCCAACCCCACCAACCGCTGCTACTTCTGCAAGACGGAGCTGTACGACCTCTGCGAGGCGAAGCGCGCGGAGCTGGGCCTCTCCGTGGTGCTGGACGGCTTCAACGCGGACGACTTCAAGGATCACCGCCCCGGCCACAAGGCCGCGAAGGAGCACCAGGTGTCGTCCCCCCTGGCGCAGGCGGGGCTCACCAAGGATGAGATCCGCGCGTGGAGCCGCAAGCTGGGGCTGCCCACCTGGGACAAGCCGCAGATGGCGTGCCTGGCGTCGCGCATCCCCTACGGCACGTCCGTGACGCGCGACCGGCTCCTGCAGATCGCCGCCGCGGAGTCGGAGCTGCGCGCCCTGGACTTCAAGCAGTTCCGCGTGCGCTACCACCAGGACGTGGCGCGCATCGAGCTGGCCAGCGAGGAGTACCCGCGCTTCTTCGAGGCCGGCATCCGCGAGCGGATCAACGGCGCCTTCAAGTCCCTGGGCTTCAAGTTCGTGGCCCTGGACCTGGAGCCCTTCCGCTCCGGCCGCCTCAACGAGGCCGCCGGCATCACCCCCGCGGCCGGGGCAGGGCAGGGGCACTCCGAGGGCTTCAAGCTCCCGGTGGTGGGGTGA